A genomic window from Meleagris gallopavo isolate NT-WF06-2002-E0010 breed Aviagen turkey brand Nicholas breeding stock chromosome 23, Turkey_5.1, whole genome shotgun sequence includes:
- the LOC100547855 gene encoding claudin-16-like, with protein sequence MSAILQMTAFGLTLLSALFLLLATCTDCWMVNADDSLEVSHKCRGLWRECVTNMQDGVRTCDQYDSILADHPVKIVVTRTLLITADLLVGLALATLLLGLDCIKLLKEEPCVKLKMCYGAGVILGIGSILGLVGSVWYAVDVYVERAMLVSHNLFLGVHYDFGWSCWLGMAGSTGCFVASVLLTCCLHAHTAPSHPRGPQRRAVTSKMYTMNSRV encoded by the exons ATGAGTGCAATCTTGCAGATGACAGCGTTTGGTCTCACTCTCCTCTCAGCTCTATTCCTCCTCCTTGCCACGTGCACTGACTGCTGGATGGTGAATGCTGATGACAGCTTGGAG GTGAGTCACAAATGCCGGGGGCTTTGGAGGGAATGTGTCACCAACATGCAGGATGGGGTGAGGACCTGTGACCAGTATGACTCCATTTTGGCAGACCATCCAG TGAAGATCGTGGTGACACGGACGCTGCTGATCACGGCGGATCTCCTGGTGGGCCTGGCTTTGGCTACTTTGCTCCTTGGGCTCGACTGCATCAAGCTCCTCAAGGAAGAACCTTGTGTCAAACTGAAGATGTGCTACGGGGCTGGTGTCATCCTCGGCATTGGGA GTATCCTGGGTCTCGTGGGCTCTGTGTGGTATGCAGTGGATGTCTACGTGGAGAGGGCCATGCTGGTGTCCCATAACCTCTTCCTGGGGGTCCACTATGACTTTGGCTGGTCCTGCTGGCTGGGGATGGCTGGCTCCACAGGCTGCTTTGTGGCATCTGTCCTGCTCACCTGCTGCCTCCATGCCCACACAG CCCCCAGCCATCCTCGGGGACCTCAGCGCCGTGCTGTCACCAGCAAGATGTACACCATGAACTCCCGTGTgtga